A window from Salvia miltiorrhiza cultivar Shanhuang (shh) chromosome 2, IMPLAD_Smil_shh, whole genome shotgun sequence encodes these proteins:
- the LOC131009689 gene encoding uncharacterized protein LOC131009689: protein MICGENGTPTSNRAKKQVVRAVKSGYYHKQVMEITSAAEEPAITFGTEDLRTLMYPHDDALVIMADIAGCIVHRIFVDSGSAVNILYKECLQNMGIEVHIEPTNAPLFGFGGEMVMPLGYVELPLNLGIATANSKTRMVRFLVVDMPKPSYNVILGRPALMAFRAKRERVTEGSDTRKKGKVGEVNASAEERQELADILKDRDSTEKTALVSTSDVCNMIELFPGKEGFQTKIGSSMSDQVRDELINCLRRNADVFAFSTADLKGIDRGLAEHCLNVDPKIKPVKQRTRNFGAEKDAAIREQVYGLLEAGHIVEGYHQVKIHKGDIAKTAFAVCYGVYGWKSMPFSLKNARATYQRMMEKIFKEQLSKNISVYVDDMLVRSIRAEDHVSDLEEIFTVVRKHRLMLNPAKCTFGVTTRKFLGYKVTPAGIEVNAEKVKAIMEMTPPRGIKEVQTLNGRITALSRFISRSAERSMPFFKILRKGTKFLWTAECRAAFEDLKVYLAMLPTLTKPVPGETLYLYIAVGEESVSYVLIREEGSHQRPIYFVSRIIQGPELNYTEIEKAALAVMVTARKLRPYFLSHRVVVRTALPFKQVLGRPDLSGRMVKWAVELGEYDVEYEPRTAIKAQALADFIQETTRRLVPEFWVAFVDGSVTKEGCGIGVYITSPGYGTYQFAIKFTCRLSNNEAEYEAVVRGAHILSELKAECVIINTDSQLVAQQYSGGYSVKEERMRAYHRKISEMKDKFMEFKIEQISREENTKADLLARMASAVEQTWSDEIILLCDTREMGTSQVFSVEIRDDWRAPIIHFLKTGERLNKESNQRARYENYYLLNDQLYKRSFTQPLLKCLSLEEANFALNEVHAGFYWPNINKDAREFVRKCETCQRHARRINIPGEPMGVMYAACPFNKWGIDIVGKLPTAPGGKCFLLVAVDYFSKWVEAEAVGKIDEVTVERFIWRNICSRFGVPMIIVSDNGTQFTGQRIADFCDRMDITQRFVSVAHPQANGQVELANKTICEGIKKRLTQSRGKWVEELDTILWAYRTSPKTATGKAPFTLVYGSNAVIPAEARLELYRITTYDTEYNAELRRAELDLVEAQRDEARVRAAKYKSIIKAGYDKRVRARKLSKGDLVLKRADALKAVGKFEANWEGPFIITEVLGGGVYTLSDPDGRALPRSWNINNLKKFYV, encoded by the exons ATGATTTGTGGAGAGAATGGAacgcccacatcaaatagggctaagaAACAAGTGGTCAGAGCAGTGAAGTCAGGATACTACCATAAGCAGGTTATGGAGATTACAAgtgcggcagaggagccggcaatcacctttgggacagaggatctaCGTACATTGATGTATCCACACGACGATGCGCTGGTGATCATGGCAGATATTGCCGGCTGCATTGTTCACCGTATCTTTGTAGACTCGGGTAGTGCCGTGAATATCCTGTACAAAGAGTGCCTTCAAAATATGGGAATCGAGGTTCATATTGAGCCAACAAACGCCCCCTTATTTGGGTTCGGaggagaaatggtcatgcctTTGGGTTATGTGGAACTGCCGTTAAACCTCGGCATTGCAACTGCTAATAGCAAAACTAGGATGGTGCGTTTCTTGGTGGTGGATATGCCAAAGCCCTCCTACAATGTGATACTTGGCCGGCCTGCCTTGATGGCATTCAGGGCG aaaagggaaagagtgACAGAGGGATCGGATACACGGAAGAAGGGGAAGGTGGGCGAAGTGAATGCCTCGGCAGAGGAGCGCCAGGAATTGGCAGACATATTGAAAGACAGGGACAGTACagaaaaaaccgcgctggtgtctaCTAGTGATGTTTGCAACATGATCGAATTATTCCCAGGGAAAGAGGGGTTTCAGACCAAAATTGGGTCttccatgagtgatcaagtcagggACGAGCTCATTAATTGCTTGCgcagaaatgcggatgtgttcgcgtTCAGCACCGCCGATTTAAAGGGAATTGACAGAGGGTTGGCAGAGCATTGCCTTAATGTGGATCCTAAAATTAAGCCAGTAAAGCAAcgaacaaggaattttggggccgaGAAGGACGCTGCAATAAGGGAACAGGTCTATGGGTTGTTGGAAGCAGGGcacattgtggaa GGGTATCATCAAGTCAAAATTCACAAGGGAGACATTGCTAAAACGGCTTTTGCCGTCTGTTACGGGGTTTATGGCTGGAAGAGTATGCCATTCAGTTTGAAAAACGCGAGGGCCacgtatcagcggatgatggaaaaaatcttcaaagaACAGCTCTCCAAGAATATCTCAgtgtatgtggatgacatgcttgtGCGGAGTATaagggcagaggaccatgtcTCTGAtcttgaggagatcttcactGTGGTTAGAAAGCATCGGCTCATGCTGAATCCagcgaaatgcacctttggggttACAACAAGGAAATTCTTGGGCTACAAAGTCACGCCCGCAGGGATTGAAGTCAACGCAGAAAAGGTCAAAGCCattatggaaatgacaccacccagagggatcaagGAAGTGCAGACATTGAAcgggcgcatcactgctctgagcaggtttatCTCACGGTCGGCAGAGCGCAGTATGCCGTTTTTTAAAATCTTAAGGAAGGGAACCAAATTCTTGTGGACAGCAGAATGCCGggcggcatttgaggatcttaaagtgtaTTTAGCGATgctcccgactctgaccaagccggtcccgggagaaacaTTGTATCTGTATATAGCCGTGGGGGAAGAATCAGTCAGCTATGTGCTcatcagagaagagggaagtcatcagagaccaATTTATTTTGTCAGCAGGATCATCCAAGGTCCCGAGCTAAATtacacagagattgagaaggctgctctggcggtcatggtcacGGCGAGAAAGTTGAGGCCGTATTTTTTatcacatcgggtagtggtgcgcACTGCCCTGCCTTTTAAACAAGTGttggggcgcccggatttgtcgggaagaatggtgaAGTGGGCTGTGGAGTTGGGGGAATATGATGTGGAGTATGAGCCAAGAACAGCGATCAAAGCACAAGCGTTGGCAGATTTCATCCAAGAAACAACTCGCCGTCTCGTACCAGAGTTTTGGGTTGCCTTTGTGGACGGatcagtgacaaaagagggaTGCGGAATTGGGGTATACATCACATCACCGGGGTATGGTACATATCagtttgcaatcaaattcactTGCCGACTGTCCAACAATGAGGCTGAGTATGAAGCTGTGGTCAGAGGGGCGCATATTTTGTCAGAACTCAAGGCCGAATGTGTCATCATCAACACAGACTCCCAGTTAGTGGCCCAACAATATTCAGGGGGTTATAGTGTCAAAGAAGAACGCATGAGGGCGTACCACCGCAAGATCAGCGAGATGAAGGACAAGTTTATGGAATTCAAAATCGAGCAGATTTCCCGGGAAGAGAATACGAAAGCAGACCTACTGGCGCGAATGGCTAGTGCAGTGGAACAAACCTGGagtgatgaaattattttactctgtgataccagagagatggggaCTTCGCAAGTTTTTTCAGTAGAAATCAGAGATGACTGGCGGGCTCCTATCATACATTTtctcaagacaggggagcggttgAACAAGGAATCTAATCAGAGGGCCCGATACGAAAATTATTACTTGCTTAATGACCAACTCTACAAACGATCCTTTACTCAGCCTTTACTAAAATGCTTATCTCTagaggaagctaactttgctttaAACGAagttcatgcag ggttctactGGCCTAATATCAACAAAGacgccagagagttcgtccgcaagtgtgaGACTTGCCAGAGACACGCCAGGAGAATCAACATTCCAGGGGAACCTATGGGCGTTATGTACGCTGCATGTCCATTCAACAAGTGGGGTATCGACATAGTCGGGAAGCTGCCCACGGCACCAGGGGGCAAATGCTTTCTGCTTGTAGCGGTGGACTACTTCTCTAAGTGGGTCGAGGCTGAGGCTGTGGGGAAAATCGATGAGGTGACTGTGGAGCGCTTCATTTGGCGGAATATATGTTCCAGATTTGGGGTCCCAATGATCATCGTTTCTGACAATGGAACCCAGtttacagggcagaggatcGCGGATTTCTGTGATCGGATGGACATCACTCAAAGATTCGTCTCGGTAGCTCATCCgcaagcaaatggccaagtgGAGTTGGCCAACAAGACAATATGCgaagggatcaagaagaggctgacTCAGAGCAGAGGCAAATGGGTTGAGGAGCTGGATACTATACTTTGGGCCTACCgcactagcccaaagacagccACGGGTAAAGCACCATTTACTCTGGTGTATGGATCTAATGCGGTAATACCAGCGGAGGCAAGATTGGAATTATATCGGATAACAACCTACGACACTGAGTACAATGCTGAACTTCGTCGAGCAGAGCTAGAtttggtggaagcacagagggatgaGGCCCGGGTCAGAGCAGCAAAATACAAAAGCATTATCAAAGCAGGATACGACAAGAGGGTCAGAGCACGGAAGCTATCCAAGGGCGACTTAGTCCTCAAAAGAGCTGATGCATTgaaggcagtgggcaagttcgaAGCTAATTGGGAAGGCCCGTTTATCATCACAGAGGTCCTAGGTGGTGGAGTGTATACACtgtcggatccagacggcagagctcttccTAGATCATGGAATATCAACaatctcaaaaagttctatgtataa